One segment of Burkholderia multivorans ATCC BAA-247 DNA contains the following:
- the aroA gene encoding 3-phosphoshikimate 1-carboxyvinyltransferase, with protein MDYLDLGPYSSASGTVRLPGSKSISNRVLLLAALAEGDTTITNLLDSDDTRVMLDALGKLGVKLARDGDTCVVTGTRGAFTAKTADLFLGNAGTAVRPLTAALAINGGDYRVHGVPRMHERPIGDLVDGLRQIGAQIDYEQNEGFPPLRIRPATISVDAPIRVRGDVSSQFLTALLMTLPLVKAKDGRSIVEIDGELISKPYIDITIRLMARFGVSVEREGWQRFTVPAGVRYRSPGRIMVEGDASSASYFLAAGALGGGPLRVEGVGRASIQGDVGFANALMQMGANVTMGDDWIEVRGIGHDHGKLEPIDMDFNLIPDAAMTIAVAALFANGTSALRNIASWRVKETDRIAAMATELRKVGATVEEGADYLVVTPPAALTPNAAIDTYDDHRMAMCFSLVSLGGVPVRINDPKCVGKTFPDYFDRFAALAKA; from the coding sequence ATGGACTATCTCGATCTCGGCCCGTATTCCAGTGCGTCGGGCACCGTGCGCCTGCCCGGCTCGAAGAGCATCTCGAACCGCGTGCTGCTGCTCGCCGCGCTCGCCGAAGGCGACACGACGATCACGAACCTGCTCGATTCCGACGATACGCGCGTGATGCTCGACGCGCTCGGCAAGCTCGGCGTGAAGCTCGCGCGCGATGGCGACACGTGCGTCGTCACCGGCACGCGCGGCGCGTTTACCGCGAAGACGGCCGATCTGTTCCTCGGCAATGCGGGCACGGCCGTGCGGCCGCTGACGGCGGCGCTCGCGATCAACGGCGGCGACTATCGCGTGCACGGCGTGCCGCGCATGCACGAGCGGCCGATCGGCGATCTCGTCGACGGGCTGCGTCAGATCGGCGCGCAGATCGACTACGAGCAGAACGAAGGCTTTCCGCCGCTGCGGATCCGGCCCGCGACGATCTCGGTCGACGCGCCGATCCGCGTGCGCGGCGACGTGTCGAGCCAGTTCCTCACCGCGCTGCTGATGACGCTGCCGCTCGTGAAGGCGAAGGACGGCCGCAGCATCGTCGAGATCGACGGCGAACTGATCTCGAAGCCGTACATCGACATCACGATCCGGCTGATGGCGCGCTTCGGCGTGAGCGTCGAGCGCGAGGGTTGGCAGCGCTTCACGGTGCCGGCCGGCGTGCGCTATCGTTCGCCGGGGCGAATCATGGTGGAGGGCGATGCCTCGTCGGCGTCGTACTTCCTCGCGGCCGGTGCGCTCGGCGGCGGCCCGCTGCGCGTCGAGGGCGTCGGACGCGCGAGCATCCAGGGCGACGTGGGCTTCGCCAACGCGCTGATGCAGATGGGCGCGAACGTGACGATGGGCGACGACTGGATCGAGGTGCGCGGCATCGGTCACGATCACGGCAAGCTCGAGCCGATCGACATGGACTTCAATCTGATTCCCGACGCGGCGATGACGATCGCGGTCGCGGCGCTGTTCGCGAACGGCACGAGCGCGCTGCGCAACATCGCGAGCTGGCGCGTGAAGGAAACCGACCGCATCGCCGCGATGGCGACCGAACTGCGCAAGGTCGGCGCGACCGTCGAGGAGGGCGCCGACTATCTCGTCGTCACGCCGCCCGCGGCGCTCACGCCGAACGCCGCGATCGACACGTACGACGATCATCGGATGGCGATGTGCTTCTCGCTCGTCAGCCTCGGCGGCGTGCCCGTGCGGATCAACGATCCGAAGTGCGTCGGCAAGACGTTCCCCGACTATTTCGACCGCTTCGCCGC
- a CDS encoding prephenate dehydrogenase yields the protein MSGFAFNKLVIFGVGLIGGSLARALRERAPGGAGEIVGVGRSRASVERALALGVIDRAAALDDDAQLRDALAGADLVLLAAPVAQTGPLLGRIAPWLDAATIVTDAGSTKSDVVAAARDALGERIARFVPGHPIAGRESSGVEAALPDLYVGRNVVLCPLPENAPATVARIDAMWRATGADVRTMSTAQHDRVFASVSHLPHVLSFALVEQILGEADAELKFSYAAGGFRDFTRIAASSPEMWRDVCIANRAALLDELDGYTRVLARLRAAIDAGDGAALEAVFTRSRAARRAWQERGAKAAAEADKQ from the coding sequence CGCGCGCTGCGCGAACGTGCGCCGGGCGGCGCGGGCGAGATCGTCGGCGTCGGTCGCTCGCGCGCCTCGGTCGAACGCGCGCTGGCGCTCGGCGTGATCGATCGCGCGGCGGCGCTCGACGACGACGCGCAGTTGCGCGACGCGCTCGCCGGCGCGGATCTCGTGTTGCTGGCCGCGCCGGTTGCGCAGACGGGCCCGCTGCTCGGCCGCATCGCGCCGTGGCTCGACGCCGCGACGATCGTCACCGACGCCGGCAGCACGAAGTCGGACGTCGTCGCGGCCGCGCGCGACGCGCTCGGCGAGCGGATCGCGCGGTTCGTGCCGGGCCATCCGATCGCCGGACGCGAATCGAGCGGCGTCGAGGCCGCGCTGCCGGATCTCTATGTCGGCCGCAACGTCGTGCTGTGCCCGCTGCCCGAGAACGCGCCCGCGACGGTCGCGCGCATCGACGCGATGTGGCGCGCGACGGGCGCCGACGTGCGCACGATGAGCACGGCGCAGCACGATCGCGTGTTCGCGTCGGTGAGCCATCTGCCGCATGTACTGTCGTTCGCGCTCGTCGAGCAGATTCTCGGCGAAGCGGACGCCGAACTGAAATTCTCGTATGCGGCCGGCGGTTTTCGCGACTTCACGCGAATCGCCGCGTCGAGCCCCGAAATGTGGCGCGACGTGTGCATTGCGAACCGCGCGGCGCTGCTCGACGAGCTCGACGGCTATACGCGCGTGCTCGCGCGGTTGCGCGCGGCGATCGACGCCGGCGACGGGGCCGCGCTCGAAGCGGTGTTCACGCGCTCGCGCGCGGCGCGCCGTGCGTGGCAGGAGCGCGGCGCCAAGGCCGCTGCCGAAGCGGACAAGCAATAA